Proteins encoded within one genomic window of Natator depressus isolate rNatDep1 chromosome 1, rNatDep2.hap1, whole genome shotgun sequence:
- the LOC141980833 gene encoding uncharacterized protein LOC141980833: protein MQSSSAEVTMMESQNRKRAPAWTEREVRDLIAVWGEESVLSELRSSFRNAKTFVKISQGMKDRGHNRDPKQCRVKLKELRQAYQKTREANGRSGSEPQTCRFYDELHAILGGSATTTPAVLFDSFNGDGGNTEAGFGDEEDDDEEEVVDSSQQASGETGFPDSQELFLTLDLEPVPPEPTQGCLLDPAGGEGTSAACVSMITGSSPSQRLVKIRKKKKRTRDEMFSELMLSSHTDRAQTNAWRQIMSDCRKAQNDQEERWRAEERAEARMWRQRDERRQDSMLRLLEDQTSMLQCMVELQQRQLEHRLPLQPLCNQPPSSPSSIASTPRRPRTRWGGHRPTSHSTTEDCPKKRRLSFNKF, encoded by the exons atgcagagctcatcagcagaggtgaccatgatggagtctcagaatcgcaaaagagctccagcatggaccgaacgggaggtacgggatctgatcgctgtatggggagaggaatccgtgctatcagaactccgttccagttttcgaaatgccaaaacctttgtcaagatctcccagggcatgaaggacagaggccataacagggacccgaagcagtgccgcgtgaaactgaaggagctgaggcaagcctaccagaaaaccagagaggcgaacggccgctccgggtcagagccccaaacatgccgcttctatgatgagctgcatgccattttagggggttcagccaccactaccccagccgtgttgtttgactccttcaatggagatggaggcaatacggaagcaggttttggggacgaagaagatgatgatgaggaggaggttgtagatagctcacagcaagcaagcggagaaaccggttttcccgacagccaggaactgtttctcaccctggacctggagccagtaccccctgaacccacccaaggctgcctcctggacccagcaggcggagaagggacctccg ctgcatgtgtttcaatgatcacaggatcttctccttcccagaggctagtgaagattagaaagaaaaaaaaacgcactcgagatgaaatgttctccgagctcatgctgtcctcccacactgacagagcacagacgaatgcgtggaggcaaataatgtcagactgcaggaaagcacaaaatgaccaggaggagaggtggcgggctgaagagagggctgaagctcgaatgtggcgacagcgtgatgagaggaggcaggattcaatgctgaggctgctggaggaccaaaccagtatgctccagtgtatggttgagctgcagcaaaggcagctggagcacagactgccactacagcccctgtgtaaccaaccgccctcctccccaagttccatagcctccacacccagacgcccaagaacgcggtggggtggccaccggccaaccagccactccaccacagaggattgccccaaaaaaagaaggctgtcattcaataaattttaa